From a region of the Mycobacteroides saopaulense genome:
- a CDS encoding AAA family ATPase, with protein MKLHRLSVTNYRGIAHRDITFPDRGVVVVSGANEVGKTSMIEALDLLIESKDRSTKKDVKQVKPTFADVGSEIEAEISCGPYRFVYRKRFHKRAETHLTVIEPRREQLSGDEAHQRVLDMLDQSIDMNLWKAQRVLQSAGAGVLDLSSSDALTRALDLAAGQSVALSGSEPDLVERIDAEYALYFTGTGRPTGEWAKAAARLTAAEDALAVATAAVAEVDQQVREHDALTRELAAIITDRAEVGRRLAPLEHAAQAISMLVQQRDNAVVVAEAAQAAAVAAQTKRDERAQLVADIQARRASIDGLADQVSATAEAHATAQQVSEAAVAAAARTTEAVDGARAQLEAARGTLERVLARDEVDGLAARVSRIDLTTRQLASVGSEHSALAITAQRLSAIETAARAVGMAEVALETASAQVEVGALADVEITVNGEQVRVGAGQQWTGAATDTIEITAPGVAVARIIPGANASQLRENLESARETLTGALADAGVVDLGQAQKQYERRTELNAERDRLTALLDGLMGVDNLEALREKLTRLRELAPEATGLWDAIDPAQARAEVARLVGEVERLQAEELTHRQAVQVAAQRLTEKAAEAMALREKRAARAEELTAAELRLTHARSSASDELLAERHDQAVQAADLTTRRVTDLVEQLAALDADRVRAELDEVSAQAQALDQRHEALRHQLRDISVRLEVFGRQGRKDQLDAAASEREYAATEFARIGAKARAVDTLRSVMMRHRDGMRLRYVDPFRAELERLGRMVFGPTFEVDVDTDLTIRSRTLEGRTVPYESLSGGAKEQLGIVARLASAALVAPQDAVPVIIDDALGFTDNDRLERMGEVFGAVGTEAQVIVLTCSPDRYRSVTAAQRISLSA; from the coding sequence GTGAAGCTGCACCGGCTCTCGGTCACCAACTACCGCGGGATCGCGCATCGCGACATCACTTTTCCCGATCGTGGCGTTGTAGTGGTCAGTGGTGCGAACGAGGTCGGCAAGACCTCCATGATCGAGGCGCTGGACCTGCTGATCGAATCCAAGGACCGCTCCACCAAGAAGGACGTCAAGCAGGTCAAGCCCACCTTTGCCGACGTCGGCTCCGAGATCGAGGCCGAAATCAGTTGCGGACCGTATAGGTTCGTGTATCGCAAGCGGTTCCACAAGCGCGCCGAGACCCACCTGACGGTCATCGAACCGCGACGCGAACAACTCTCCGGCGACGAGGCGCATCAGCGTGTGCTGGACATGCTCGATCAGTCCATCGACATGAATCTCTGGAAGGCGCAACGGGTCCTGCAGTCGGCGGGGGCAGGGGTGCTCGACCTGTCATCGAGCGATGCGCTCACCCGTGCTCTGGATTTGGCTGCCGGGCAATCGGTTGCGCTCTCGGGCAGCGAGCCGGATCTGGTGGAGCGGATCGACGCCGAGTACGCCCTGTACTTCACCGGGACCGGGCGCCCGACCGGTGAATGGGCCAAGGCCGCCGCGCGTCTGACCGCTGCCGAGGATGCTCTGGCCGTCGCCACCGCGGCCGTGGCCGAGGTCGATCAGCAGGTCCGCGAGCATGATGCGCTCACCCGGGAGCTGGCCGCCATCATCACCGATCGCGCCGAGGTCGGCCGCCGACTGGCTCCGTTGGAGCACGCGGCCCAAGCGATTTCGATGCTTGTGCAGCAGCGTGACAACGCCGTCGTCGTGGCCGAGGCCGCGCAGGCGGCGGCGGTCGCGGCCCAGACAAAACGTGATGAACGGGCTCAGCTGGTCGCCGATATCCAGGCCCGGCGGGCTTCCATCGACGGGCTCGCGGATCAGGTTTCCGCCACTGCCGAAGCGCATGCCACCGCACAACAGGTATCCGAGGCGGCCGTGGCCGCGGCCGCCCGCACCACAGAAGCGGTCGACGGCGCCCGCGCCCAGCTCGAGGCGGCGCGCGGCACGTTGGAGCGCGTGTTGGCCCGGGACGAGGTCGACGGTTTGGCGGCCAGGGTGTCGCGCATCGACCTCACGACCCGACAGCTGGCATCAGTGGGCTCGGAACACTCGGCCTTGGCGATCACCGCACAGCGCCTGAGCGCGATCGAGACCGCGGCGCGTGCTGTCGGGATGGCGGAGGTAGCGCTGGAAACCGCGTCGGCGCAGGTCGAGGTCGGAGCGCTCGCCGATGTGGAGATCACCGTCAACGGTGAGCAGGTGCGGGTAGGGGCGGGGCAGCAGTGGACGGGCGCCGCCACGGACACCATCGAGATCACCGCCCCCGGCGTGGCGGTCGCTCGAATTATTCCGGGGGCCAACGCCTCTCAGCTGCGTGAGAACCTCGAGAGCGCCCGCGAGACGTTGACCGGCGCACTGGCCGATGCCGGTGTCGTCGATCTAGGACAGGCCCAGAAGCAGTATGAACGGCGTACCGAACTGAATGCCGAACGTGACCGGTTGACCGCACTGCTCGATGGCCTCATGGGCGTGGACAACCTCGAAGCATTGCGCGAGAAGCTGACCAGGTTGCGCGAGTTGGCCCCAGAGGCCACCGGCCTGTGGGACGCGATCGATCCGGCGCAAGCACGCGCCGAGGTCGCCCGATTGGTGGGCGAGGTGGAGCGCTTGCAGGCCGAGGAGCTCACCCACCGTCAGGCGGTCCAGGTGGCTGCTCAGCGGCTCACCGAGAAGGCCGCCGAAGCAATGGCATTGCGGGAGAAGCGGGCAGCGCGCGCCGAGGAGTTGACCGCCGCCGAGCTGCGTCTTACTCATGCGCGGTCTTCGGCCTCCGACGAGTTGCTGGCCGAGCGTCACGACCAGGCGGTGCAGGCGGCCGATCTGACCACGCGCCGTGTCACCGACCTCGTGGAGCAGTTGGCGGCGCTGGACGCCGATCGGGTGCGTGCCGAGCTCGATGAAGTCTCGGCGCAGGCACAGGCTCTGGATCAGCGACACGAGGCGCTGCGTCATCAGCTGCGCGATATCTCAGTGCGGCTGGAGGTGTTCGGCAGGCAGGGGCGCAAGGATCAACTGGACGCAGCCGCCTCCGAGCGGGAATATGCGGCAACGGAATTCGCGCGGATCGGCGCGAAGGCGCGGGCCGTCGACACACTCCGATCGGTGATGATGCGTCATCGGGACGGCATGCGATTGCGATATGTCGATCCCTTCCGTGCGGAGCTGGAACGCCTGGGCCGCATGGTCTTCGGCCCCACCTTCGAGGTGGACGTCGACACAGACCTGACCATCCGCAGCAGGACTCTGGAGGGCAGGACGGTGCCCTACGAGTCGCTCTCGGGTGGCGCCAAGGAGCAGCTGGGCATCGTGGCCCGGTTGGCCAGTGCGGCGTTGGTGGCACCTCAGGACGCGGTGCCCGTCATCATCGACGACGCGTTGGGGTTCACCGACAACGACAGGCTGGAACGCATGGGGGAGGTGTTCGGGGCGGTGGGCACCGAGGCCCAGGTGATCGTGCTGACCTGCAGCCCCGATCGATACCGTTCGGTGACCGCGGCACAGCGGATCAGCTTGTCGGCCTGA
- a CDS encoding metallophosphoesterase family protein, with protein sequence MKFLHTADWQLGMTRHFLAGEAQPRYSAARREAIASLGEVAVAQGCDFMVVCGDVFESNQLAPRVISQALEVMRGVGVDIYLLPGNHDPLDAASVYTSELFLAEKPANVHVLDTAGVHQVAAGVELVAVPWRSKAPTHDLVAEQLEGLPADGTRRVVVAHGGVDVLDPDPTKPALIALKAVEDALDRGAVHYVALGDKHSRTQVGASGRVWYSGAPEVTNYDDVESDPGHALVVDLDQSGAVRVDAHHVGRWRFVTLRRSVDNARDIADLGLNLELLPDKERTVVRLALTGTLSVTDNAVLEECLDKYARLFASVRTWERHTDIAVVPADGEFSDLGVGGFAESAIAELKEMAAAGGAASADAQGALSLLLRLTSGARQASATSGHAVRRGSAA encoded by the coding sequence GTGAAGTTCCTGCACACCGCCGACTGGCAACTCGGCATGACACGGCATTTCCTTGCCGGTGAGGCGCAGCCCCGGTACTCGGCCGCACGTCGGGAGGCGATCGCCTCTCTGGGTGAGGTTGCTGTGGCGCAGGGTTGCGACTTCATGGTGGTGTGTGGAGACGTCTTCGAGTCCAATCAGCTGGCGCCGCGCGTCATCAGCCAGGCACTGGAGGTCATGCGGGGCGTCGGTGTGGACATTTACCTACTTCCTGGCAACCATGATCCGCTGGATGCCGCCTCCGTGTACACCAGTGAATTGTTCCTGGCGGAAAAGCCCGCGAACGTCCATGTGCTTGACACCGCCGGTGTGCACCAGGTGGCCGCCGGCGTCGAGCTGGTGGCGGTCCCCTGGAGATCGAAGGCCCCTACGCATGATCTGGTGGCCGAGCAGCTGGAAGGTCTGCCCGCCGACGGGACCCGGCGCGTCGTGGTGGCACACGGCGGCGTCGACGTCCTCGATCCCGATCCGACGAAACCGGCGCTGATCGCGCTGAAGGCCGTCGAGGATGCCCTGGACCGGGGCGCTGTCCATTACGTGGCCCTGGGAGACAAGCATTCGCGTACCCAGGTGGGTGCCAGTGGGCGGGTCTGGTACTCGGGGGCGCCCGAGGTCACCAACTACGACGATGTCGAATCCGATCCGGGCCACGCCCTCGTGGTGGACCTGGACCAGTCGGGTGCCGTGCGGGTGGATGCGCACCATGTGGGACGGTGGCGGTTCGTCACGCTGCGGCGCTCGGTGGACAACGCGCGCGATATCGCCGATCTGGGTTTGAACCTCGAGCTGCTGCCCGATAAGGAGCGCACGGTGGTGCGCCTGGCACTGACCGGCACGCTCAGCGTGACCGACAACGCCGTGCTCGAGGAGTGCCTGGACAAGTACGCCCGGCTTTTCGCGAGCGTGCGGACGTGGGAGCGGCACACCGATATCGCGGTGGTGCCCGCCGACGGAGAGTTCAGCGACCTTGGTGTCGGCGGTTTCGCCGAATCGGCGATCGCCGAGCTGAAGGAGATGGCGGCCGCCGGGGGAGCAGCGTCCGCTGACGCGCAGGGCGCGTTGTCGCTGCTGTTGCGCCTCACATCCGGCGCTCGACAGGCCAGTGCGACATCGGGCCACGCCGTGAGACGAGGGTCGGCGGCGTGA
- a CDS encoding DUF3558 domain-containing protein produces the protein MTHRKTKSLLAAACIALVAFGSAGCGGTVDGEAVMPGKGDLGDGTPAEQKYPNLLKECDVLTTDVLAKAVDADPRDIQSTFVGALCRWQAMSKSGGLVDITRFWFETGSLEAEKATANSLKYSVQERAIQGIPSIVMKPPDQPGACGVASDAAGVVGWWVNPQGQGGDSCTQAIKLMEMTLSVNI, from the coding sequence ATGACGCATCGGAAAACGAAGTCGCTGCTCGCGGCGGCATGTATCGCACTCGTCGCATTCGGCTCCGCCGGCTGCGGGGGCACGGTCGACGGCGAGGCCGTGATGCCCGGCAAGGGAGATCTCGGTGACGGAACACCCGCCGAGCAGAAGTACCCCAACCTGCTCAAGGAATGCGACGTCCTCACCACGGATGTGCTGGCCAAGGCCGTCGACGCGGACCCACGGGACATTCAGAGCACGTTCGTGGGGGCGCTGTGCCGCTGGCAGGCGATGAGCAAGAGCGGCGGCCTGGTCGATATCACCCGGTTCTGGTTCGAGACCGGCAGCCTTGAGGCCGAAAAGGCCACAGCGAACAGTCTGAAGTACAGCGTCCAGGAGCGGGCGATCCAGGGCATCCCGTCGATCGTGATGAAGCCACCGGACCAGCCGGGTGCGTGTGGAGTTGCCAGCGATGCCGCAGGTGTTGTTGGATGGTGGGTCAACCCGCAGGGCCAAGGCGGAGACTCATGCACTCAGGCAATCAAATTGATGGAGATGACGCTGTCGGTGAACATCTGA
- a CDS encoding DUF3558 domain-containing protein produces the protein MVALVLAGCSGGDKSDQPGGTAPNATAPEQTKSKGVEGPMFTECGGVSDQAMMQMTKVVGLVGTAKNSVGCVWLRGGSIVGPHFSFNWYRGSPIGRERATEERTRPSVEDIEIAGYKGFIATNGYPGTVTTLCEIGMDFGNDFIEWSINFEPGSGTPDSCDVAKQLTETSIKAAKK, from the coding sequence ATGGTCGCGCTCGTGTTGGCTGGCTGTTCGGGTGGTGACAAGTCCGATCAACCGGGCGGCACCGCACCGAACGCGACGGCACCGGAGCAGACGAAGTCCAAAGGCGTCGAAGGTCCGATGTTCACCGAATGCGGTGGCGTCAGTGATCAGGCGATGATGCAGATGACCAAGGTCGTGGGGCTGGTGGGCACCGCGAAGAACTCCGTCGGTTGTGTCTGGCTTCGCGGTGGAAGCATCGTGGGGCCGCACTTCTCCTTCAACTGGTATCGGGGCAGTCCGATCGGCCGTGAACGGGCGACGGAAGAACGGACGCGGCCGAGTGTCGAGGACATCGAGATTGCCGGGTACAAGGGATTCATCGCCACCAACGGGTACCCGGGTACCGTGACGACGCTGTGCGAGATCGGTATGGACTTCGGAAACGACTTCATCGAGTGGTCCATCAACTTCGAGCCCGGATCGGGCACTCCCGACTCCTGTGACGTGGCCAAACAGCTGACTGAGACGTCCATCAAGGCGGCCAAGAAATGA
- a CDS encoding cytochrome P450, whose amino-acid sequence MSAPALQPEPLSAPTAPEAGGCPVNHDLYPGGPTFLRWHNTRVGYLKSWRLALGAVWSTYRHTISEYLADLPGQDDVIVARAPMRKAVIVRNPELARHVLIANQDNYIKSAEYDLLAVGFGRGLVTDLNEGLWNRNRRLVQPIFAKRQVDLFAPQMAEASARTLTRWDALHEQGKPVDVTAEMNYLTMDIVAQTMFGIDLSGDMAERMRINFARLLKLFGVGFIVGAAPPLRWVVDKLATHGPDELSSHTPRLAIRVLRVGASVVAWRTMKGLRWVERTIDQLIADHRSGRITRQDNLLALLMAAEDPETGAKYTDLEIRDELMTFLGAGFETTAAALAWTWYLLSRNPDARAKLGEEVDRVLDGRLPTAADVDNLPWTAAVLNEAMRVYPPILGLARAAKADDVLGDYPIPAGTTVMVLIDSIHHNERVWEDARTFDPSRFLKENLQPEQRKAHMPFGAGKRMCIASGFANLEAIIGIAALAQKYELDLLPGQNPRREVTFTGGPEGEILMRLRKRHP is encoded by the coding sequence ATGTCGGCTCCAGCGTTGCAGCCGGAACCCCTTTCCGCACCAACCGCGCCGGAGGCCGGCGGATGTCCGGTCAACCACGACCTGTACCCGGGTGGCCCCACTTTCCTGCGGTGGCACAACACCCGCGTCGGCTATCTCAAGTCATGGCGGTTGGCCCTCGGCGCGGTCTGGTCCACCTATCGGCACACCATCTCCGAGTACCTTGCGGATCTTCCGGGACAAGACGATGTCATCGTCGCCCGCGCACCTATGCGCAAGGCGGTGATCGTTCGCAACCCCGAACTGGCCCGCCATGTGCTGATCGCCAATCAGGACAACTACATCAAGAGCGCCGAATATGACCTGTTGGCAGTCGGTTTCGGTCGCGGGCTGGTCACAGATTTGAACGAAGGGCTGTGGAACCGGAACCGCCGGCTGGTGCAGCCCATCTTTGCCAAACGTCAGGTCGACTTGTTCGCGCCACAAATGGCCGAGGCCAGCGCGCGCACCCTGACTCGCTGGGATGCCCTGCACGAGCAAGGCAAGCCGGTGGATGTGACCGCCGAGATGAACTACCTGACCATGGATATCGTCGCGCAGACGATGTTCGGCATCGACCTGTCCGGCGACATGGCCGAGCGCATGCGGATCAACTTCGCGCGGCTGCTCAAATTGTTCGGCGTCGGCTTCATCGTGGGGGCGGCACCGCCGCTGCGTTGGGTGGTGGACAAGCTTGCCACGCATGGGCCAGATGAATTGTCTTCGCACACCCCGCGATTGGCCATCAGGGTGCTGCGCGTCGGGGCATCGGTAGTTGCCTGGCGCACTATGAAGGGGCTGCGCTGGGTGGAGCGCACCATTGATCAGCTCATCGCCGACCACCGCAGCGGCCGGATCACGCGCCAGGACAATCTGCTGGCTTTGTTGATGGCCGCCGAAGATCCGGAAACGGGCGCCAAGTACACGGATCTGGAGATCCGGGACGAGCTGATGACCTTCCTGGGCGCCGGATTCGAGACCACCGCCGCCGCCCTTGCGTGGACCTGGTATCTGTTGTCCCGCAACCCCGATGCGCGCGCCAAGCTCGGTGAAGAGGTCGATCGCGTGCTGGATGGGCGTCTTCCGACGGCCGCGGATGTCGACAATCTCCCGTGGACCGCCGCGGTGCTCAACGAGGCCATGCGGGTGTACCCGCCAATCCTAGGTCTGGCTCGCGCGGCGAAGGCCGATGATGTGCTGGGGGACTACCCGATTCCCGCAGGGACGACGGTCATGGTGCTCATCGACAGCATCCATCACAACGAGCGGGTGTGGGAGGATGCCAGGACCTTCGACCCCTCTCGATTCCTCAAGGAGAACCTGCAACCCGAGCAACGCAAGGCGCACATGCCCTTTGGTGCCGGCAAGCGGATGTGCATAGCCTCGGGCTTTGCGAACCTGGAGGCCATCATCGGGATCGCCGCGCTGGCGCAGAAGTATGAGTTGGATCTGCTGCCTGGGCAGAACCCGCGCCGCGAGGTGACATTCACCGGCGGTCCTGAGGGGGAGATTCTCATGCGGCTGCGTAAACGGCATCCGTGA
- a CDS encoding TetR family transcriptional regulator, producing the protein MRHSRAEKKLHTRRALLDGTLDLLKVRGFAAVSLREVAKSAGLVPTAFYRHFESMEDLGTVLAEESVRALRDTFRQARREAGSDNPAKILGLMVDRVSEHANNFRFLVRERHGGSPQIRRAINNEMRMLTNDVVVELARNPATNHHTTEDLEIAADLIAGSILNTIGMLVDTDHPTDADAHTALNRALRQLDLVTSGLAHTRTVTVVMAEPGKTSHESSATKTSP; encoded by the coding sequence ATGCGACACAGTCGTGCCGAGAAGAAACTGCACACCCGCCGCGCATTGCTCGACGGCACCCTGGATCTACTCAAGGTGCGCGGTTTCGCCGCCGTGAGCCTGCGCGAGGTGGCCAAATCCGCGGGCCTGGTACCGACCGCGTTCTATCGGCACTTCGAATCAATGGAGGATCTGGGCACCGTCCTGGCCGAGGAGAGTGTTCGCGCGCTACGTGACACCTTCCGTCAGGCCCGACGCGAGGCGGGCAGTGACAATCCCGCCAAGATTCTCGGCCTCATGGTCGATCGAGTCAGCGAGCATGCGAACAACTTCCGGTTTCTGGTTCGTGAACGTCACGGTGGCTCACCTCAAATCCGGCGTGCCATCAACAACGAAATGCGCATGCTCACCAACGACGTGGTGGTCGAACTCGCACGTAATCCGGCGACAAACCATCACACCACCGAAGACCTCGAGATCGCGGCAGATCTCATCGCCGGGTCGATTCTCAACACGATCGGCATGTTGGTAGACACCGACCACCCGACCGACGCCGACGCGCACACCGCCCTGAATCGTGCGCTGCGACAGTTAGACCTGGTCACCAGCGGGCTGGCTCACACCCGCACCGTCACGGTCGTCATGGCCGAGCCCGGCAAGACTTCGCACGAATCGTCCGCCACAAAAACATCCCCGTGA
- a CDS encoding acyl-CoA dehydrogenase family protein, which produces MTSAPSVPDIRALPGTETYRNLLTQVAAGARDRDLDDENPFDQVQLLKQAGLGRLRIPVELGGAGLSVRQLFSVIIDLAQADPIVAHIFRTHFWFVEERLRTLSDPTSAAWLTKVNEGNLFANAFSEKGTLAVGSLVFNTRLLPVGDGYRLNGEKFYSTGTLFADYLTVTATTDRDSVASVIVPGDREGVRLVDDWDGFGQRRTGTGTTIFTQVDVGADEILSDTPYDAAPVPTTQYASLQLYILAIVAGVLRSVVDDGAALLRSRHRNFSHALTERPVDDPLLQRTLGELSATAFAAEAAVLAAADVIGLATESVRDGIPDAQLAEDAQLAVAKAKVHIDAVALDAATKLLDLGGASASSRSRNLDRHWRNIRTISLHNPVHYKARVIGQNLLHGTPVPANAYF; this is translated from the coding sequence ATGACTTCCGCCCCGTCAGTCCCGGACATTCGCGCCCTGCCCGGCACCGAGACCTACCGGAATCTACTCACCCAGGTCGCCGCTGGCGCCCGGGATCGCGATCTGGATGACGAGAATCCCTTCGACCAGGTCCAGCTGCTCAAGCAGGCGGGGCTCGGCCGACTGCGCATCCCCGTCGAGCTCGGTGGTGCGGGACTTTCTGTACGACAACTCTTTTCCGTCATCATTGACCTCGCCCAGGCGGACCCGATCGTCGCGCATATCTTCCGCACTCATTTCTGGTTCGTCGAGGAGCGACTGCGCACACTCTCCGATCCCACCTCGGCCGCCTGGCTGACCAAGGTGAACGAGGGCAATCTCTTCGCCAACGCGTTCAGCGAGAAGGGCACGTTGGCCGTCGGGAGTCTGGTGTTCAACACACGGCTGCTGCCGGTGGGCGACGGCTATCGATTGAACGGCGAGAAGTTCTACAGCACCGGAACACTGTTCGCGGACTACCTGACGGTTACCGCCACCACCGACCGTGACTCGGTAGCATCGGTGATCGTTCCCGGTGACCGCGAAGGGGTGCGGCTGGTCGACGACTGGGATGGCTTCGGTCAGCGACGCACCGGCACTGGCACCACGATATTCACCCAAGTGGACGTCGGCGCCGATGAAATCCTCTCCGACACACCATATGACGCGGCCCCCGTCCCCACCACGCAATATGCGTCGCTGCAGCTTTACATTCTGGCGATCGTGGCGGGCGTGCTGCGGTCGGTCGTGGACGACGGTGCTGCGCTGCTGCGATCCCGTCACCGCAACTTCAGCCACGCTCTGACCGAGCGGCCGGTCGACGACCCTCTGCTGCAACGCACCCTCGGCGAGTTGAGCGCGACAGCGTTCGCCGCGGAGGCGGCCGTTCTCGCCGCCGCCGATGTCATTGGCCTCGCCACCGAATCCGTACGCGACGGAATCCCCGATGCCCAGCTGGCCGAGGACGCTCAGCTGGCGGTCGCCAAGGCCAAGGTGCACATCGACGCCGTCGCCCTCGATGCCGCCACCAAACTGCTGGACCTGGGCGGAGCCAGCGCCTCCAGCCGGAGCCGCAACCTGGATCGGCATTGGCGCAATATCCGCACCATCAGCCTGCACAATCCGGTGCACTACAAGGCCCGCGTGATCGGCCAGAACCTGCTGCACGGCACGCCGGTTCCCGCGAACGCCTACTTCTGA
- a CDS encoding DUF3558 family protein, translating into MLSAGILLTAGCAGHHGELHGHDVASEHDVRVGPAYSECGSLTTPDVAAVVHRTDLKLIAKTPAGCTWSPNGYWSVLPNVTLSWYRGSPIGREREGEERTRDEVRDFSAGGKSGFISSTYGMCVTALEYGDDQFFELAVTLLGAGHGTSSDACHCAMKLSTQVAEKV; encoded by the coding sequence GTGCTGTCCGCAGGAATTCTGCTCACCGCGGGCTGCGCTGGACACCATGGTGAACTACACGGACATGACGTGGCGTCCGAGCATGATGTCCGGGTCGGCCCCGCCTATTCCGAGTGTGGCAGTCTCACCACTCCCGATGTCGCCGCAGTGGTGCACCGGACCGACCTCAAGCTGATCGCGAAGACCCCTGCGGGATGCACCTGGTCGCCGAACGGGTACTGGAGCGTGCTGCCCAACGTCACCCTCTCCTGGTATCGCGGTAGCCCGATCGGTCGCGAACGTGAGGGCGAGGAACGCACGCGTGACGAGGTGAGGGACTTTTCTGCCGGGGGCAAGAGCGGTTTCATCAGTTCGACCTACGGGATGTGCGTCACCGCGCTGGAGTACGGCGACGATCAGTTCTTCGAACTGGCGGTCACCCTGCTCGGCGCGGGTCACGGCACGTCATCGGATGCGTGTCACTGCGCGATGAAGCTCTCCACCCAGGTGGCGGAGAAGGTCTGA
- a CDS encoding VanZ family protein encodes MVQSWSACFRWLTLLCALAIACLLLFTPGGTVPSGPPGADKVVHILIFAMLAASSRFARIGEKPTLAWVLVFAACSEVIQALWVPHRDGSLLDLVADAVGLLTGMFLWRTIRAKSCRARP; translated from the coding sequence ATGGTTCAGTCCTGGTCTGCGTGCTTTCGCTGGCTCACTCTCCTGTGCGCCCTCGCGATCGCCTGCCTGCTGCTGTTCACCCCAGGTGGCACCGTTCCGTCCGGCCCTCCGGGGGCGGACAAGGTGGTGCACATTCTGATTTTCGCGATGCTGGCCGCGTCCTCGCGCTTCGCAAGGATTGGCGAGAAACCGACGCTGGCTTGGGTTCTGGTATTCGCGGCGTGTTCAGAGGTCATTCAGGCACTGTGGGTTCCGCATCGTGATGGCAGTCTGTTGGACCTGGTGGCCGATGCGGTCGGCCTGCTCACGGGGATGTTTTTGTGGCGGACGATTCGTGCGAAGTCTTGCCGGGCTCGGCCATGA
- a CDS encoding SixA phosphatase family protein has protein sequence MSDDAKRSLILMRHAKSAYPPGVDDHERPLNLRGTRQATQAGTWLQDNFNRIDAVLCSTATRTRATLTQTGVHSQLVRFSDKLYDSTPGITLGEINAVPNSAITVLVVGHEPTTSQLALALADTGTSSAEAANRISTKFPTSAIAVLTTRAPWSALELGGASLTTFHVPR, from the coding sequence ATGTCGGATGACGCCAAGCGCAGCCTGATCCTGATGCGCCACGCGAAGTCGGCCTATCCTCCCGGGGTCGACGACCACGAGCGCCCGCTGAACCTGCGCGGCACCCGGCAGGCCACCCAGGCCGGCACGTGGCTACAAGACAACTTCAATCGAATCGACGCGGTGCTGTGCTCGACCGCCACCCGGACCCGCGCGACGCTCACGCAAACCGGCGTACACAGTCAACTCGTCAGGTTCAGCGACAAGCTCTACGACTCGACACCTGGGATCACCCTCGGCGAGATCAACGCGGTACCGAACTCCGCGATCACCGTGCTCGTCGTGGGACACGAGCCCACCACATCGCAGTTGGCGCTGGCACTGGCCGACACCGGCACCAGCAGCGCCGAGGCCGCGAACCGCATCTCCACGAAGTTTCCGACGTCGGCTATCGCGGTACTGACCACTCGCGCGCCGTGGTCGGCACTCGAACTGGGCGGTGCGTCACTCACCACATTTCACGTGCCGCGCTAG